The window AGCTGTTCGACCTGTGCGGGAGTCGCCCCCTTCTGCGGACCGAAGACACGGGCCACGCCCAGCTCACCGCAGAGCACGTTGTACGGGTTGCAGGCGACCAGCAGTTCCACGTCCGCGAGGCGGGGGTCGAGGCCCGTCGGGTCGATGCGCTGAAGGCGTACCAACTCGGCTCCGCCGTGCGGGAGTTCGAAGCCGTCCGCGTCGAGCAGTCTGGCGCCCAGCGCCTGGAGCGCGCCGGCGCCCCCGTCCGACGTGCCCGAGTCGCCGCAGCCGACGAGCACGCGGTGTACGCCCGTGTCGAGGGCGGCGCGGATCAGCTCGCCCACGCCGTACGTGGTGGTGGCGCCCGGATCGCGCAGGCAGTGCGGGACGAGGGAGAGGCCGGCGACGGCCGCCATCTCCACGACGGCCGTGCCACCCACGCCGAGCAGCGCGAAGTGGGTGCCCACGGGCTCGCCCAGCGGGCCGGTGGCGGGCAGGGCGACCAGCCGGCCCCCGGTCGCCGTGGCGAGGGCCCGGGCGGTGCCCTCGCCTCCGTCCACCAGTGGAATGAGATCGACCTCGGCGTCCGGGACGACACGGCGTACGCCCGCCGCGATGGCGTCGGCGGCGGCCTGGGCGGACAGGGACTCCTTGAAGCCGCTGGGGGCGACGGCGAAACGGGTCAGCATGGGCGGGGCTCCTTCAGAGCTGCGGGACGTCCGGGATCCGGGCCTTCCAGGTCCCGGCGATCGGGGGTCGGGGCTTCAGGGGTCAGGGCTTCAGCACGGGCACGCCGAACAGCGGCCACACGGCGAGGGCGAAGAGCAGGACGAGGGCGGCCGTCAGCGGGGCGAGAACCGCGGACAGGCGCAGCAGGTCGCGCGGGGTGTAGGTCGGCGTGCCGGGTATCTCCGCGAAGAGCGTGACGGGCTTCGCGGAGGCCGGCAGTGTGTGGCAGAAGCCCGCCGCCGCGGTGGACGCCAGCGCCGCCGCGACCGGGTTGACGCCCGCGCCCACGGCCGCCGCGACGACCAGCGGCACGAGGACGGACGAGCGGGCCGAGCGGGACTGCAGGACGAGGTGGGCCGCCGTGCTCACCGCGACGACGAGCGCGAGGAAGAGCCACGGCTCCACGTCGACCGGCAGGCCGGACACCAGCCACTTCGCCGCCCCCGAGTCCGCGAGCGCGACCCCCATCGCCATCGTCGCGGCCATGAAGAGGAGCAGCGACCAGGGCACGGTCTTCAGTGCGTCCTTGAGGCCGACCGTCCCGAGGGCGGGCGAGGCCGCGACGACCGCGCCGATCAGCGCGACGACCGCCGGCGACACCTGGTGGAGCGGTTCGCTGCACCACAGCACGACCACGGTGGCGAGCAACAGCGCACACCGCGACTCGGCCGGTGTCCAGGGGCCGGTGACCGGCCGCTCGCTGTGCCGCTGGATGTCATCGGCCGTGATCCGTACGGGAGTTCGGCGGTCCGAACGCCGAGTGGTCGTCAACAGCACCGCTTCGGCGGCCAGATGGGAGGACACCACCGCCAGCGGCAGGCCGAGCAGCAGCCACTGGGTGAAGTCGATGCGGTCGCCCGTGGTCTCCCACAGCACCGACACCGTGATCAGATGCGCTCCCGCACCGATCAGGGTCGCCACCGCCGACAGGAGGATCACGGTAGGGAAGAGCAGCGCCAGCATCACGACCAGTCGTCTCCGGTCGGCCAGTGCCTTGGCGAGGGCGAGGAACACCGGCAGTGCCAGTGCGGCCCGGCCGGAGGTGGCGGGCACCGCGAACGCCGTCACGACGAGCGCCGCGGTGGTCAGGTGCACCAACTGCCGCACGCCGCGCGCCCCGCCGACCAGGAACGCCGCCGCCCGCCCGGCGAGCCCGGTCCGGGTCACCGCCGCCGCGAGCACGAAGGCGCAGATCAGCAGCCAGACCGTCGAGTCGCCGAGGGTGCCGAAGAGCGTGTCGCTGCTGATCACCCCGGTCACGGTGAGGGCGAGCCCCGCGCCCAGGGCGATGTACGTGTCGTCGATGGGTGTACCGATCCACGCGCAGGTCGCCAGCGTGAACACGGCGAGCGTCAGACGGGCGTCGGCGCCGAGCCCGGGGAAGTTGCCGGGCACGACCAGCAGGGCGCAGAGGCTCAGGGCCACGCACAGGGTGACGGTTCGGAGGAGGTTCAGGCTCACAGGTCCCAGAGTCCGGCCGGGCCGTGAGCCTCCAATGAGCCCCACATGAAGGAAGCTTCACGCTCACCCGGGGAGCCGGTATCCCATTCCCCGCACGGTCTCCACCTGCTCGGCCCCGAGCTTCTTGCGCAGCGCGCGCACGTACACGTCGACGATGTTGGACCCGGGGTCGAAGTCGTACCCCCACACGTGCGACAGGATCTGCTCGCGCGACAGGACCTGTCCGGGGTGCCGCAGGAACAGCTCCAGAAGCACGAACTCGCGGGCCGTCAGGTCGACGGTCCGCTCGCCGGCCCGAGCCCGCCGGGTGCGCAGGTCCAGCGTCAGGTCACCGCCGCGCAGCACGGTGACCTCGGGCGTTCCGGCCGCCGTCCGCAGCCGCAGGCGCACCCGGGCGAGGAGTTCCTCGAATCGGAACGGTTTGGTCATCCAGTCGTCGGCGCCGCCCTCCAGGCCGGCCACCGTGTCGCGTACGGAGTCCCGGGCGGTCAGCACGATCACGGGGACCGTGACACGGGCCTCGCGCAGTTCGCGCAGCACGGTGAAGCCGTCCCGCCCCGGCAGCCCGATGTCGAGGATCACCAGGTCGAAACCGCCGGTCAGCGTGTACTCGTACGCCGAGTCGCCGTCCGCCACGACGGTCGTGGTGAAGCCGCCCGCGCGCAGCCCCTTCTCGACGAAGGAGGCGATGCGCTCCTCGTCCTCGACGATCAGGATGCGGTTCATGCGTGCAGTCCCGTCATGTGTTCCTCTTCCCGTGCGAGCACGAGTACGAAGGTGGCCCCGCCGCCCTCGGTCTGCCGCAGCAGTACCCGGCCGCCGCGGTGCCCCTGCGCGATCGCCCGCACGATCGACAGGCCGAGGCCCGCGCCGCTGCCCCGGGTACCGCGCCGGGCGGTGCCGCGGCGGAAGCGTTCGAAGATGACCTCGGCGTCCTGCGGCTGCACACCGGGGCCCGAGTCGGACACGTACAGCTCCACGCGTCCGTCCAGGACGTGCGAGCCGATGCGGATCGACTGGCCGGGGACGGTGTGCTGCACGGCGTTCTGCGCGAGCTGCACCATGGCCTGGGTGACGCGCTGAGGGTCCAGCCGGGCCTCGCCCTCGGCGACCTCGGCCAGCTCCCAGTGCCGGTCGCCGAGGGTGCGGGCCTTGACGAAGACGTCGGCGGTGAGTTCGGCGAGCTGGACCGGCTCGGGGGTGACGAAGTCGGGCCGTTCGGTCCGGGCGAGCAGCAGCAGGTCCTCGACGATGCGGCTCATCCGGTCCAGCTCGTCGGTGACCAGGCGGACCGTCTCCTCCCGCTCGGCCGGATCGTCACCCATCAGCTCCAGGTGGCCGCGCACGATGGTGATCGGGGTGCGCAGTTCGTGGCCCGCGTCGTCGACGAACTCCCGCTGGGCGGCGAAGGCGCGCTCCAGCCGGTCCAGCATCGCGTTGAACGTCTCGGCCAGCGCGGCGATGTCGTCGTGGCCACGGACCGGGATGCGCCGCGTGAGGTCCTGCTCCGTGAGCTGCGCGGCGGTGGTGCGCACCAGCCGTACGGGCTTGAGGATGCGGCCGGCCACCACCCAGGCGATCCCCGTCGTCAGCAGCAGCGCCACACCGCAGATGGCCAGCAGGATGCGGAACACCTCGTTCGCGCGGGCCTGTTCGCGCCCCGGGTGGAAGGCGACGACGAACGCCGCCTCCGGCTCGCCGCCCGGACGGGCGATGGCGACCTTGGCCCACCGGACGTCCCCGGCGGCGCGGTGCAGCGTACCGGTGGACGCGGTCGACGCGAAGATCTGCCGACGGGCCGCCGCATCCCGGTGCAGAGGCAGTTCCACGGGGATCTCGCGGTCCTGGACGAGCTTCGCCGGGGCGGCGCCCGAGGGGCCGGCGAGGAGCCCCATCAGCTCCTCGTCGGGGTCGGCGTACTGCCGCTCCAGGAAGACGCGCAGCAGCCGTCCGGGATCGCTGAAGGGCCGGCCGGTCGTGGGATCCACCCCGCGCTCCTCGAAGTGCGCGAACTCGCCGGTCTCCTGGGCGAGCAGGCCGCTGACGCGGGAGTCGACGTCCCGCAGGAGGATCGAGCGGGTGGTCGTGGCCACGGCGGCGAAGGCCACGGCCATCACGAGCAGCAGCCAGAGCAGGATGCGGACCCGGGCCGAGACCCGCCGACGCACGGACACGGAGCCGGGCAAGGATGCGGGAGCGGACCCGGGCATGGGTGCGGGAACGGGCTCAGCCGTCGTCTCCCGGGCCGTCGTCGTCATCGTCGTCATCACTCACCGGAGGCCGTGACACGACCTCGTCACTCGGGGTCGGAGTCGGGGTCGGGGTGGGTTTCGCGGAGGTGGGCGCCGCCGAGGGCGAACCGCTCTCCAGCTCGACTCTGGGCGGCACCTTCGGGGACTCCGGACTGTCGGTCAGGGCGTAACTGGTGGCGGCGATCCCCAGCGGGATCACCACGACGGCGGCGAGGGCCGCCATACGGTGGGAGAAGACCATGGGCCGATGGTGCGGGGCCCGGGGGTGCGCCCGGATGAGCGCCGGATGAAGAACTCTTCATCCTGGGATGCGGGGGCCGGTGGGCCCGAGGGCTCGACGCGGCGGCCACCCCGCCACGGGCGCTCCTCGGCTCCGCCGGTGAGCGGCCCCCCCCGGGGGGCGCGGGAAACCGTGCGGTCGGTCACCACCGACCCGCAGCCGGCACCCGGCCCCGCGATCCGGACTAGTTGTCGAGCCCGATGGCGAACGCGGCCTCGAGGTCGTGCTGCGAGTACGTCCGGAACGCCACATGCGTGTCCGTGCCCTCCACCCCCGGAATCTTGCTGATCATCCCGGGAATGACATCGGCCAGGTCGTCATGGGCCTTCACCCGGACCATGGCGATCAGGTCGTACGTGCCGGTCACGGAGAAGACCTCGCTGACGCTGTCGAGCGCGGCGATCGACTCGGCGATCTCGGGGATCCGGTCCACGCTGGTCTTGATGAGCACGATCGCGGTGATCACGGCTGGGTTTCTCCCTCGGTGGCCGGCGCTGGGGATTTCACTCTAGCCGGACGGCCGTACCGCACCCACGCGTAGAGGAAGCCGGCCGAGAAGCCCAGCAGGTGCGCCAGATAGGCGACGCCGGGGCCCTGTGTCGCGCGCCCGGCGGCCAGCCACTGCAGGGACACCCAGAACGGGAGCACGACCCAGGCGGGAAACCGCAGCGGGAGGAAGAAGAGGAACGGAAAGAGACTGGTCACCCTGGCTTTGGGGAACAGGTAGAGGAAGGCGCCGAGGACCGCGGAGATCGCCCCTGACGCGCCGACGAGGGTCTGTGCCGAGTCGGCGTGGGCGGCCGCGTAGCCGAGCAGGGCGAGGTAGCCGCAGCCCACGTAGAAGAGGGCGAACTGGACGTGGCCCATCCTCTCCTCGGCCATCGCCCCGAAGACATAGAGGAAGAGCATGTTCCCCAGAAGATGCAGCCAGCTGCCGTGCACGAAGAGCGCGGTGGCCGGGGTGACGGCGGCCCGTGGCCTCCCCTGGAACAGTTCGACGGGCACCACCCCCCACCGTTCGAAATAGGCCCGCTGCGCCGAGAGCAGCTCGTCGCCGGTGCCGTACGCGGGCCCGAGGCCCGAGGCCGGGCCGATCACGAAGACCAGACAGCACAGGGCGATCAGTCCGTAGGTCACCGGAGCGGACTGCCCCCGGGCCGCTCCGGCCGTCCTGCCGACGGTCCTGCCCCAGTTGCCGATCATGGGCAGATCATGACGTAACGGAACCGATCGGCGCAGAGTGCCTCGCCGCTTCGCGCCCCGCGGGGGCGCGGGGCCGTGACATGGCGACGGCCCGCCGCGCGTCCGTGACCGGTCACGGACGGCCCGCGGTTTTCGGACCACCCCTCCAGCGGAGCGCTCGGTACGCGCCAGGCCGTAGGGTTACGAGCCACACGCTCCAGGACAGCTGGTGCGCCGCGGAGATCCAGGAAAGAGAGCGACTGCCACGATGACGGTTCCCCTCCCGACCACCGAGACCCGTTGGCGCTGCACGCTCTGCGGCAACCTGACGCGATTCGACGTGACCCGTTCGTCGAAGGTCGTCGAGTACGTGCATCTCGACCTGGCCGGGGAACCGAAGGTCGAGGAGCGCGACGTGGTCAGTGAGACCATCGAGTCCGTGCGCTGCCGCTGGTGCAACGCGGTGGATCAGGTGGAACTGGTGGACAGGCCGGGCGCCGGCTCCTGACAGGAGCGGGCCCCGCACGGACGATGGGGTGAAGGATGGTGGAGACCACAGGCGAGGAGCCGGACGACGGCGACGCCGAGGTGCTCGATCGTCCGCTGCCCGACGGTGTGCGCCGCAAGGTCGTACAGATCGTCTCGGACGGCTTCGGCGGGCTGACCGTGGCCGAACTGCCCGCCCAGCTGAGGCAGTACGCCCGGTTCGCCCCCAATCGCCGCGCCAAGTTCGCGGGTACGGCGATGGCGGCGGCCATGGAGACGGACCCGCTCTTCAGACAGCGCATCGCCGAGAAACTCAGAGACGCGCAGCCGGAGCTGTCCGGCGCTCTCGTCTCAGGCTCTGCGCCCCCGGCCGCGGACCCGCTCGACGTGGCGGCCGCGGCCTATGTGCTGCGGCCCCCGGGCTGGGTCAAGCTGGTGACCGCCGCGGGCGAGGAGGCACTGCGGGCGGACGCCGAGCGCGCCGACGAGGAGAGCCGCGCCGAGCTGGAGCGGCTGCGCGAGGAGCTCGCCGAGGCCCGCGGCCAGACCCGTACCGAGACGGAGCGGCTGCGCACCGAGCTCGAAGCGGCGAAGAAGGAAGCCGAGTCGCTGCACCGCAAACTGCGCGGGGCGCTCAGTGACGTCAAGCGCGGCGAGGCCGCCCTGCGCAAGCTGCGGGGCGAGATGGAGTCCGTACGCGGCGACGGCCAGGCCCAGGTGTCGGCCGCCGAGAGCGAGAGCCGGCGCCTGAAGTCGCGGCTCGGTGAGGCGGAGGCGGCCCTGGAAGCCGCCCGCCGCGCGGCCCGCGAAGGCCGCAGCGTCGAGGACATGCGGGTACGGCTGCTGCTGGACACCGTGCTCGACGCGACTCAGGGGCTGCGCCGCGAACTGGCTCTGCCGCCGGTGTCGGTGCGGCCCGCGGAGACCGTGGACGCGGTCGAGCCGGGACGCATGACACCGAAGGACATCGCCGCCCGGGCGCTGTCCGAGAACGATCCAGCGATCCTCGACCAGCTGCTCGCGCTGCCGCAGGCGCACCTGGTCGTCGACGGCTACAACGTCACCAAGACCGGCTATCCGCAGATGCCGCTGGAGAAGCAGCGCCTGCGGCTCCTCGGCCAGCTCTCACAGCTCGCCGCGCAGACCGGCGCCGAGGTCACCTGTGTCTTCGACGGGGCCGAGCTGGCCGCCCCGGTGCTGCTCGCGCCGCCGCGCGGGGTGCGGGTGCTGTTCTCCAAGCCGGGCGTCACCGCGGACGAGTTGATCCGCCAGCTGGTGCGTGCGGAGCCCCCGGGCCGGCCCGTCATCGTCGTCTCCACCGACCGCGAGGTGGCCGACGGTGTGGCCAGTGCGGGCGCGCGGCCGGTGGCCTCCGTGGTGCTGCTCAAGCGCCTGTCGAGGGGTTGAGAGAGGCCGTTCGCGGGCAGCCCCGCCGCTCGGGCCGTCCACGGCCGCCTTTCTGTCTCGTACGTCACATACGCGCCGGACGCCCCAAGCGCAACACATGGTCGACTTGCCCGAATTGGCGAAACCTTCACGCAACGTAGTGTCAATCACGCATTACTGCACGTGAGTTGAGTGCAAAGAATGCGGTCGGTGACCGAGATTTTTCCGAGGAGGATTTGAACTGATCACAGGGTGGTCACTAGGGTCAGGCCTCGAACCTCTACTCGGGTGATCACTCATTGGGAGTGACGGTGGAGGGGCACCGCCAACCGGCGTCTTCGGTGGGCGGCTGAGGTAATGAAGGAGCTCGCCTCCGTGGCGTCCCACCGTCGACCGAAGCAGCCGAGCCGCACCCGTGTGACCGTGCTCACCACCGCCGCTGCCGCAGCCGTTGCCCTCAGCTCGCAGGCGGCCAACGCCGCGCCCAGCGAGAAGCCGAGCAAGGACGAGGTCAAGGCCAAGGTCGACAAGCTCTACGAAGAGGTCGAGCGGGCCACCGACAAGGCCAACGGGGCTGAGGAGAAGCAGGAGAAGCTCGAGAAGGAGATCGACACTCTCCAGGATCAGGTCGCACGCGGCCAGGACGATCTCAACTCCATGCGCGACGGCCTCGGTCTGATGGCCAGCTCCCAGTACCGGACGGGCGCCATCGACCCCTCCGTCCAGCTCTTCCTCTCCTCGGACCCGGACGACTACCTCGACAAGGCGTCCGCCATGGACCAGCTGAGCTCTCAGCAGGTCGAGGCGCTGAAGAAGGTCCAGGACAAGCAGCGGGTTCTCGCCCAGCAGCGCCAGGAGGCCTCCGGCAAGCTCAAGGAGCTCGCCGACACCCGCAAGACCCTGGACCAGAAGAAGAAGGAGGTCCAGGGCAAGCTCACCGACGCGCGCAAGCTGCTCAACACCCTGACCGCCAAGGAGCGTGCGGCCATGACGGCCGCCGACGACCGCGCCAGCCGCTCCGCCGGTGACCGCGTCGAGCTCGGCAACGAGGTTCCCGCCTCCGAACGTGGTGCCGCCGCCCTCGCCGCCGCGAAGACCCAGATGGGCAAGCCGTACGTCTCCGGTGGCAGCGGCCCCAACTCGTACGACTGCTCCGGGCTGACCCAGTGGGCGTACAGCCAGGCCGGGGTGTCGATATCCCGGACCACGTACACGCAGCAGAACGACGGCGTGAAGATCGGCCGCGACCAGCTCAAGCCCGGCGACCTGGTCTTCTTCAACAGCCTGGGACACGTCGGCCTGTACGCCGGAAACGGTGTGATCGTGCACGCCCCGAAGCCGGGCACTGTCGTCCGCCTCGAGTCGATGAGCACGATCGGCACCTTCCAGTTCGGCGTCCGCGTCTGATCCCGGGCCCTCGTCCGGCCGGCTGATCGCCGGGTCCGACGGCTCGTCCGATCGCCGGGGTACGACGGCCCGTTCGGCCGCCCCGATCCGACGGCCCGTCCGGTCCCGGTCCTCTCCCGCCCCTCCCCGGCGTCGATCGCCGCGCCGCCCGAACGGGCGAATTACCGTGCCTCCCGCTGACTCCACGCCCCGCTGATGACCTGCGTCTGAGGCGGGGCGTCGCGTTGTGTACACGTATGGCTCTTTGGCCGCCGCGTAGTCGCACGACTACTGTCTGGCGCGGTTCCCCCAACTCCGGGGGTTCGTCAGCGGAAGGGAGAGCGGCTTCCTGTGGGGTCCCATCGCCGCCCAGCACCGTCCGGCTTCGACCGGGGCGCCAGAGGCGCCACCCTCTGCGTACTGACCGCCGCGGCCGCGGCCCTCGGCGTCCTGCCGGCCGGTGCCGCGCCGCAGGACGACAGCCGCGCCGAGGTGGACCGGCTGTACGAGGAGGCCGAGCAGGCCACCGAGTCGTACAACAAGGCCGACGAACGCGCCGACACCCTGCGCGAGCAGGTAGGCAGGTCGCAGGACCGGATCGCCAGACAGCAGGACCGCATCAACACCATGCGGGACGCGCTCGGTTCGCTCGCCGGGGCCCAGTACCGCTCCGGCGGCCTCGACCCGTCTCTGGCGCTGATGTTCTCCGACGACCCCGAGGAGTACCTCGACAAGGCGGCCGCGCTGGACCGGATCAGCGCCCGCCAGGCCGGGGAACTCAGGGAACTCCAGGGCGCCATGCGCGACCTCGCCCAGGAACGCGAGGAGGCGACCCGCAAGCTCTCCGAGCTCGACAGGAGCCGCAAGGCCGTCGCCCGGCACAAGCGCACCGTCGAGCAGAAGCTGTCCAAGGCGCGACGGCTGCTCAACGCGATGCCGGAGGGCGACCGCGCCGCCTTCGACCGGGCCTCCCGCTCCGGCAGGACTCCCGACCTCACCGGTGCCGTCCCGTCCTCCGGGCGTGCGGCCGCCGCCGTCGCCGCGGCCCGCTCAGCCCTCGGCCGCCCGTACGTCTGGGGTGCCAACGGGCCCACGGGCTTCGACTGTTCGGGCCTCACGCAGTGGTCGTACGCGCAGGCCGGTGTCGGTCTGCCGCGGACCTCGCAGGCCCAGGCGCACGCCGGACGGCCGGTGCCGCTCTCCCAGGCGCAGCCCGGGGACATCGTCACCTACCGGGGCGACGCCAGCCACGTGGGGATGTACGTGGGCAACGGCCAGGTGATCCACGCGCCCTACCCCGGCGCTCCCGTGCGCTACGACCCGGTGGGCATGATGCCCGTGAACACGGTGACGCGCCCCTGACCCGTCGGGCCCGGCGCCGTACGATCGGGACCGTGGCTGGTCGTGGGCGTGCGCCGAGGTGGGTCGTCGGGCTGCTGCTGGCCACTCTGGTGGGCTGCGGCGGCCCTTCGGGGACCGACGGCTCGTCCGCCGACGTCCAGCGCGTGCTCGACCGGCGGGCCGCGGCGGTGCGTGACGGCAGCGAGCGGGACTTCGTGGCGACGGGCGCGCCGGACTCCGTCGACGCCGGTGAACGGAGCGCCGCGCGCGCCGAGTTCAGGAACCTGCGGGCCGTTCCGCTGACCGACTGGTCGTACCGCGTGACCGGCTTCCGCCGCTCCGGCGACCGTGCCACGGCGGACGCGGACCTCCGCTACCGCATGGACGGCTACGACCGGGCGCCCGTCGTCACCGCCCGCACGCTGACCCTCGCCCGCGCCGACGGGCGTTGGTACGTGACCGCCGACCGGCCCGCCGCCGACGCCGGCCGGCAGCTGTGGGAGCAGGGCCCCGTGCTGGCCGTACGCGGCGAGCACAGCCTCGTCCTCGGGGTCGGGCAGCCCCGGGGCGCCCTGCGCGGTTACGCGAAGCTCGCCGACCGTGCGGTGCCCGCGGTGCGTGAGGCGTGGGGCGGGGACTGGCCGGGGCAGGTCGTCGTCCTCGTACCGGCGTCGCTGGAGGGGATGGGGGAGCTGCTGGGGGCGCCCGCGTCCGGGTACCGGGGGATCGCGGCGGTCACCACGGGGGAGACGGGCGGCTCCGGGAAGACACCCGCCGACCGGATCATCGTCAACCCCGACGCGTACGGAGTGCTGGGTTCCTTCGGCCGGCAGGTCGTCCTCACGCACGAGACGACCCATGTCGCGACCCGCACCTCGACCTCGGCGGCGACCCCCCTGTGGCTGTCCGAGGGGTACGCGGACTGGGTCGGCTACCGGGGCACCGGCCGCACCGCGACGCAGGTCGCGCCGGAGCTGGCGCGGGCCGTGGCCGAGGGCCGGGTCCCGGCCGCTCTGCCGGGCGACAAGGACTTCGGCTTCGGCGGGGACGCGGGGAAGCTGGCGCGGGCCTACGAGAGCGGCTGGCTGGCCTGCCGGCTGATCGCCGAGCGGTGGGGCGAGGTGCGGCTGGGGGAGTTCTACCGGGCCGTGGGGGCCCACGACAAGCGGGCGGGCGCGGTGGAGGCGGGGCTGCGGGAGGTCCTGGAGACGACGCCGGAGGAGTTCACGCGGATGTGGCGGGAGTACCTGCGCGACCGGCTCGGGTGACGTGCGCGGCCGGGCCCGTGCCCTCAGGGGGTCAGGGACTCCTTGCCGACGGGAGCCGGCCGACCGGCCGCGGGAGCCGCGTCCGCGTACGACACGGTGTCGCGCCACAGGAGCGTGCCCGCGGTGACGGTCGCGGCGACCAGCAGGCCGTTGCGGATCACGAGCAGGGTGATCCCGAGGCTGTTGCTGGCGACGACGTCCGCGAAGTAGACGGGGAACTCCAGGACGGTGACGAAGCTCGCCACCACGACCATCCCCGCCGGCAGGCCCATCCGGCTGCCGCGGAAGACCAGGCACACGGCGGCCAGACCCACCAGCCACACCATGTATTGCGGGCTGATGACCCGGCTCGTCGTGGTGAACAGGAGCACCGCCACGAACGCGGCGTCCGCGACCGTGTGCACCAGGAACCGCGTCGCGCACAGCCGCCACAGGAGCAGCCAGCCGAACGCGAGCCCGGTCAGCATCAGGGCCACCGTGCTCACCACGTCCACATACGGCCCGAGGAACTCCACCGAGCCGTAGTTGAGCAGGACCTGGCCCTCCCAGCCGTGGTGCCGGGCGATGTGGAAGACGAGCGAGCCGAGGGACTCGACCTCGGTCCCGCGGTCGCGCTGGAACGTCAGGAACGCGAACGCGCCCGGCATCGACACGGTGAACAGCAGCGCGATCCCGGCGGCCGTCCCGGCCGCCCAGGCCCAGGCCCTGCGCCCGGTCGTGCCCACGAGCAGCAGCAGCGGCCACACCTTCAGCAGCGCGCCGAACGCGGCCAGCGCGCCCATGAGCTTCGGATTCCGGACGCCCGCGAGGATCGCGGCCACGACGACGGCGGTCACCATCACGTCGTACCGCGAGTACACCGTCGGGCCGAGCAGGGGCACGCCCACGACCCACACCCAGGCACCGCGCCGTGACCTGCCCGGGCTCCGGGCCGCGTACAGGAGCAGTCCGAGGGCGACCAGGTCGGCGGCGAAGGCGAGGACGAAGAACGCCTCGGTGTAGGCGAGGAACGGCAGCAGAGACGGGGAGAGGATCGCGAGCGCGGCCGCCGGCGGGTACTGCCAGGTCACGTCGTCCAGCGGGAACGTGCCGGTGCGCAGGACCTCGTACCAGCCCTGGTAGGTGACCGTGACGTCACTCGTGACGTCCGGGCCGGGGAAGACGATCACCTTGAAGACGAGGAGCAGCAGCGCCAGCCTCGTCAGACCCCAGGTCACCAGCAGTACGTACGGGAACCTCGTCCCCCTGGCTCCCGCCATGCGCACCTGCCCTTTTCC of the Streptomyces aurantiacus genome contains:
- a CDS encoding C40 family peptidase; the protein is MASHRRPKQPSRTRVTVLTTAAAAAVALSSQAANAAPSEKPSKDEVKAKVDKLYEEVERATDKANGAEEKQEKLEKEIDTLQDQVARGQDDLNSMRDGLGLMASSQYRTGAIDPSVQLFLSSDPDDYLDKASAMDQLSSQQVEALKKVQDKQRVLAQQRQEASGKLKELADTRKTLDQKKKEVQGKLTDARKLLNTLTAKERAAMTAADDRASRSAGDRVELGNEVPASERGAAALAAAKTQMGKPYVSGGSGPNSYDCSGLTQWAYSQAGVSISRTTYTQQNDGVKIGRDQLKPGDLVFFNSLGHVGLYAGNGVIVHAPKPGTVVRLESMSTIGTFQFGVRV
- a CDS encoding C40 family peptidase, producing MGSHRRPAPSGFDRGARGATLCVLTAAAAALGVLPAGAAPQDDSRAEVDRLYEEAEQATESYNKADERADTLREQVGRSQDRIARQQDRINTMRDALGSLAGAQYRSGGLDPSLALMFSDDPEEYLDKAAALDRISARQAGELRELQGAMRDLAQEREEATRKLSELDRSRKAVARHKRTVEQKLSKARRLLNAMPEGDRAAFDRASRSGRTPDLTGAVPSSGRAAAAVAAARSALGRPYVWGANGPTGFDCSGLTQWSYAQAGVGLPRTSQAQAHAGRPVPLSQAQPGDIVTYRGDASHVGMYVGNGQVIHAPYPGAPVRYDPVGMMPVNTVTRP
- a CDS encoding glycosyltransferase 87 family protein, with product MAGARGTRFPYVLLVTWGLTRLALLLLVFKVIVFPGPDVTSDVTVTYQGWYEVLRTGTFPLDDVTWQYPPAAALAILSPSLLPFLAYTEAFFVLAFAADLVALGLLLYAARSPGRSRRGAWVWVVGVPLLGPTVYSRYDVMVTAVVVAAILAGVRNPKLMGALAAFGALLKVWPLLLLVGTTGRRAWAWAAGTAAGIALLFTVSMPGAFAFLTFQRDRGTEVESLGSLVFHIARHHGWEGQVLLNYGSVEFLGPYVDVVSTVALMLTGLAFGWLLLWRLCATRFLVHTVADAAFVAVLLFTTTSRVISPQYMVWLVGLAAVCLVFRGSRMGLPAGMVVVASFVTVLEFPVYFADVVASNSLGITLLVIRNGLLVAATVTAGTLLWRDTVSYADAAPAAGRPAPVGKESLTP